A genomic region of Sulfurimonas hongkongensis contains the following coding sequences:
- a CDS encoding AEC family transporter, which produces MSSIIFSIFGIYIFIFLGFIAKMSFKERIDDKTITIISVYFLQVFLTFWGLLVRPIDITLFYASGVYIGIVLVVLIFSALVARKLFTSPKEYSIASVIALIGNTGNLGIPINIAIFGEESIPYTTIVNLMNLFVVYSVGVFYYSRGNFDTKTSLKNILKLPILWAALIAITLSFLEYKPSGVVLNTLMMGAYASITMQLFLFGIYLYGTKIQEISKRLVIWVLSLKFLILPAIAFAILINIELDSMIKGVIFIELMMPLAVANVNLASLYDCSPRVVTALVFISSFVFLGVIFVAVRILEYL; this is translated from the coding sequence ATGAGTTCAATAATATTTTCAATTTTTGGCATATACATCTTTATCTTTTTAGGTTTCATTGCAAAGATGAGCTTTAAAGAGCGTATTGATGATAAAACCATTACCATCATAAGTGTTTATTTCTTACAAGTTTTTCTCACCTTTTGGGGTCTTCTTGTTCGTCCCATAGATATCACACTCTTTTATGCCTCTGGCGTCTATATAGGCATAGTCCTTGTGGTGCTAATATTTTCAGCCTTAGTTGCAAGAAAACTCTTTACCTCGCCAAAAGAGTATAGTATCGCCTCAGTTATCGCCCTTATAGGAAATACTGGAAACCTTGGCATCCCCATAAATATTGCCATCTTTGGTGAGGAGTCCATTCCTTACACAACTATAGTAAACCTTATGAACCTTTTTGTAGTTTATAGTGTTGGCGTTTTTTACTACTCAAGAGGCAATTTTGACACAAAAACATCTTTAAAAAATATCCTAAAACTCCCAATACTTTGGGCAGCGCTTATAGCCATCACGCTTAGCTTTTTAGAGTATAAGCCATCAGGCGTAGTCTTAAACACACTTATGATGGGAGCCTATGCCTCCATCACCATGCAACTCTTTTTGTTTGGTATCTATCTCTATGGGACAAAGATTCAAGAGATTAGTAAAAGACTTGTGATTTGGGTTTTGAGTCTAAAGTTTTTGATACTTCCAGCCATAGCTTTTGCAATTTTAATAAATATAGAGCTTGATTCTATGATAAAAGGTGTCATATTTATAGAGCTAATGATGCCCCTAGCTGTGGCAAATGTAAATCTTGCCTCTCTTTATGATTGTAGCCCAAGAGTTGTGACTGCTTTGGTCTTTATCTCTTCCTTTGTGTTTTTAGGAGTTATCTTTGTGGCTGTTAGGATCTTAGAGTATCTCTAA
- a CDS encoding YbaB/EbfC family nucleoid-associated protein — MGDMSKILEGMQENAAKLQAELESKTFSVKSGGGMVELSVNGKGEVIDLIIDDSLMDDKDSLQILIIGAINDANKMVLQNQQNSALGMLGSMGGMNPFGAK, encoded by the coding sequence ATGGGCGATATGAGCAAAATACTTGAGGGTATGCAAGAGAATGCTGCAAAACTTCAAGCTGAGTTAGAATCTAAAACTTTTAGTGTAAAGAGTGGCGGTGGAATGGTTGAGCTTAGCGTTAATGGTAAAGGAGAGGTTATTGATTTAATCATTGATGACTCTCTTATGGATGACAAAGACTCACTACAGATTCTCATTATTGGTGCAATTAACGATGCAAACAAAATGGTTTTACAAAACCAACAAAATAGTGCTTTAGGAATGTTAGGTTCGATGGGTGGAATGAACCCTTTTGGAGCAAAATAG
- a CDS encoding DUF1566 domain-containing protein has protein sequence MKRLKIFILSLFIACGVNADIVKNSTNTIKDTKTNYLWEDTKEASTTKRTFDDAVNYCKNLELDGHKSWELPGFVELFSIVDTKVYNPTISENFKYVVSENYWSAKTFGHATTKEAFVVNFLSGAFNREKMDKTFYVRCYKKGS, from the coding sequence ATGAAACGACTAAAGATATTTATCTTATCTCTCTTTATTGCTTGTGGTGTGAATGCGGATATTGTTAAAAATTCTACAAATACTATCAAAGATACAAAAACAAACTATTTGTGGGAGGATACAAAAGAAGCATCAACAACCAAAAGAACATTTGATGATGCGGTTAATTATTGCAAAAATTTAGAACTAGATGGACATAAATCTTGGGAACTACCCGGTTTTGTTGAACTCTTTTCCATTGTAGATACAAAAGTATACAATCCCACCATCTCGGAGAATTTCAAATATGTTGTATCTGAGAACTACTGGTCAGCTAAGACATTTGGACATGCCACAACTAAAGAGGCATTTGTAGTGAACTTTTTATCTGGTGCATTTAATAGAGAAAAAATGGATAAAACATTTTATGTAAGATGCTATAAAAAGGGTAGCTAA
- a CDS encoding DUF7488 domain-containing protein gives MLRLAFALSLLFLNLFACEGGYDSCKLKITHSNAIKNSTLNISVPNSKRLIYSNHQPNAKVLKHDIFLNLYLIKSKDNFKHPFTINNHLALGVASVDAKSAIEGKILKRQSGLNNFARFSEKTKTPALLLNSCCNLEGIVTDRGIIEKVYLERFLSSSSSDYGDVGIRVDDTNKKVTIQRVDPFYKNNPFKVGDIVVSLDGKKVYNSATLMRQILFSKISTFKSIKIKRGTKYYTFKVRVNKRYGGGYLSDTFLEQKGIYFSPNLCITQIRDDFDGYGLKVGDRLIQVNGKKVSTTTDIATHLNDFNYAASLLFLRDGFEFFVNIKGEIEKKSIWEVVNCNAN, from the coding sequence ATGCTAAGGCTAGCTTTTGCTCTTAGCCTTCTTTTTTTAAACCTCTTCGCCTGCGAAGGCGGTTACGACTCGTGTAAACTCAAAATCACTCACTCAAATGCCATTAAAAACTCTACACTTAACATCTCAGTACCAAACAGCAAAAGACTCATCTATTCCAACCATCAACCAAATGCAAAGGTACTAAAACACGATATTTTTTTAAATCTCTATCTTATAAAATCAAAAGATAATTTTAAACATCCTTTTACAATAAACAATCATCTCGCGCTTGGAGTTGCCTCTGTAGATGCAAAGAGTGCAATCGAGGGAAAGATATTAAAACGACAAAGTGGTTTAAATAACTTTGCGAGATTTAGTGAAAAAACAAAAACCCCAGCTCTACTTTTAAATAGCTGCTGTAATTTAGAAGGAATAGTGACAGATAGAGGAATCATAGAAAAAGTCTATCTTGAGAGATTTTTAAGCTCAAGTTCTAGTGACTATGGTGATGTTGGCATTAGAGTTGATGATACAAATAAAAAAGTCACAATACAAAGAGTAGATCCTTTTTATAAAAACAACCCTTTTAAAGTGGGTGATATAGTAGTGAGCCTAGATGGCAAAAAAGTCTATAACTCAGCTACTCTTATGCGTCAAATATTGTTCTCAAAAATATCTACATTTAAGAGCATAAAGATAAAAAGAGGCACAAAATATTATACCTTTAAAGTAAGAGTAAACAAAAGATATGGCGGCGGATATCTAAGTGATACTTTTTTAGAGCAAAAAGGAATATACTTCTCGCCAAATCTTTGTATCACACAAATCAGAGATGATTTTGATGGTTATGGACTAAAAGTTGGTGATAGACTCATCCAGGTTAATGGTAAGAAAGTAAGCACAACTACAGATATAGCTACTCACTTAAATGATTTTAACTACGCCGCTTCCTTGCTTTTTTTAAGAGATGGTTTTGAGTTTTTTGTAAATATAAAAGGCGAGATAGAGAAAAAGAGTATTTGGGAAGTGGTCAATTGCAATGCCAATTAA
- the tkt gene encoding transketolase yields the protein MKEEKTMSNKMRQKMADSIRFLATDMVQRANSGHPGAPMGLADIAVVLSEHLNHNPKNPEWLNRDRLVFSGGHATGLIYSLYYLWGYGLEVEDLKNFRQLDSKTPGHPEFGHTKGIEITTGPLGQGIANAVGFSMASKFLGEQLNSDTAKVIDHNVYCLCGDGDLEEGISYEACSIAGHNKLDNLILIYDSNRITIEGSTDLSISENIRGRFESQNWDVQECDGHNFDEINLALSRAKTNIKPTIIIANTVIAKGAGILEGSHNSHGAPLGDEVIAKAKEDAGFDPTKKFFVEEDVMARFRCAIEKGDLLEREWLHSLKTLPLMEQNEALEVFLNPDFSRIEYPTFDKADATRNTNGKIMNAIAKALPNFLGGSADLSPSNKTNLNDMGVFPKGRNIYFGIREHAMASIVNAMALYGPLIPFSATFFVFSDYLKPAARLAALSGIQHFFIWTHDSIGVGEDGPTHQPIEHLSQFRALPNFYVWRPADGVENVQAWRVALEMKNSPSAFVCSRQNLSVLPRAVTGSARRGGYMISSDEDPSITLMASGSEVELALKVKAKLKSIGVKVNVASIPCYDLFIEQSESYIDSIIKPLTRKIAIEAARGLEWYRLADEVIGMDSFGASAPAEKLFEKFGFSVDAILEKIN from the coding sequence ATTAAGGAAGAAAAGACAATGAGTAATAAGATGCGTCAAAAGATGGCAGACAGTATAAGGTTTTTAGCAACGGACATGGTTCAACGTGCCAATTCAGGACACCCCGGTGCGCCTATGGGTCTTGCTGATATTGCAGTGGTTTTAAGTGAACATTTAAATCACAACCCAAAAAATCCAGAGTGGCTAAATCGTGATAGATTGGTGTTTTCAGGTGGTCACGCTACAGGGCTTATATATTCTCTGTACTATCTTTGGGGATATGGACTCGAAGTTGAGGACTTGAAAAACTTCCGTCAACTAGACTCTAAAACACCGGGGCATCCAGAATTTGGACATACTAAAGGCATAGAGATTACTACAGGACCTTTGGGTCAAGGTATCGCTAATGCTGTTGGCTTTTCCATGGCATCAAAATTTTTAGGTGAACAATTAAACTCAGACACAGCAAAAGTGATAGACCATAATGTTTACTGCTTATGTGGTGATGGGGATTTAGAAGAGGGTATCTCTTATGAGGCTTGTTCTATCGCTGGACACAACAAACTTGATAACTTAATCCTTATATATGATTCAAACCGTATTACTATTGAGGGTTCTACTGATTTAAGCATTTCAGAAAATATTCGCGGAAGATTTGAGTCTCAAAACTGGGACGTACAAGAGTGTGATGGTCATAATTTTGATGAGATAAATCTTGCGTTGTCTCGAGCAAAAACTAATATAAAACCGACTATCATCATAGCAAATACTGTTATTGCCAAGGGAGCTGGAATATTAGAGGGTTCGCATAACTCTCATGGTGCACCACTAGGCGATGAAGTTATAGCTAAAGCAAAAGAAGATGCTGGATTTGATCCAACTAAAAAGTTTTTTGTAGAAGAAGATGTGATGGCTAGATTTAGATGTGCTATAGAAAAAGGAGATTTGCTTGAGAGAGAGTGGCTTCATAGTTTAAAAACTCTTCCTCTGATGGAGCAAAACGAAGCGTTAGAAGTTTTTTTAAATCCTGACTTCTCACGCATAGAGTATCCAACTTTTGACAAAGCAGATGCTACTCGTAACACAAATGGAAAAATCATGAACGCTATTGCTAAAGCTCTTCCAAACTTTTTGGGAGGCTCAGCAGATTTGAGCCCATCAAACAAAACAAACCTAAATGATATGGGAGTCTTTCCAAAAGGTAGAAATATCTACTTTGGTATCCGTGAGCATGCTATGGCTTCCATCGTAAATGCAATGGCTCTTTATGGTCCACTTATCCCATTTTCAGCTACATTTTTTGTCTTTTCAGACTACCTAAAGCCAGCTGCAAGACTAGCTGCACTAAGTGGCATACAGCACTTTTTTATCTGGACACATGACAGCATCGGAGTTGGCGAAGATGGTCCAACTCACCAACCAATAGAACACCTCTCACAATTTCGCGCACTTCCAAACTTCTATGTTTGGCGTCCAGCTGATGGAGTTGAGAATGTCCAAGCGTGGAGAGTGGCGTTAGAGATGAAAAACTCACCATCAGCCTTTGTTTGTTCTCGCCAAAATCTCTCTGTACTTCCAAGAGCAGTTACTGGCTCTGCTCGTCGTGGAGGCTACATGATCTCAAGCGATGAAGATCCAAGCATCACGCTTATGGCAAGTGGAAGTGAAGTAGAACTTGCTCTTAAGGTAAAAGCAAAGTTAAAATCTATAGGCGTAAAAGTAAATGTTGCCTCTATCCCTTGTTATGATCTCTTCATTGAGCAAAGTGAGTCGTATATAGACTCTATCATAAAGCCTCTCACAAGAAAGATAGCTATAGAAGCTGCTCGCGGCTTAGAGTGGTATAGACTTGCTGATGAGGTTATTGGGATGGATAGTTTTGGTGCATCTGCTCCAGCTGAGAAACTATTTGAGAAGTTTGGTTTTTCAGTAGATGCTATTTTAGAAAAAATAAACTAA
- a CDS encoding TrmH family RNA methyltransferase, with protein MQDSQEYRDKKNYFEKIITLYGRNVVVEALQDSSIEVHKLHLSTSNKTDGAIKEILALAKKRDIEVTYHEKNTLSRISKNAKQDQGVAIDIISKSYRSASEIKEMPSFRLIALDGIHNPQNLGMIIRSCAASTLDGIILPKKNSAKISPLVIKASAGTLFKLPIYYCDNLEDVLQNQSDADIYALSSHAKRSIYDITPSKKSIFVLGNESEGVSPEVIKLCNKAISIPMQRGVESLNVAITASLIAFMS; from the coding sequence TTGCAAGATTCACAAGAGTACAGAGATAAAAAGAACTACTTTGAAAAGATCATCACGCTCTATGGCAGAAATGTTGTAGTTGAAGCTCTTCAAGACTCAAGCATTGAAGTTCACAAACTCCATCTCTCAACAAGCAACAAAACGGATGGAGCTATAAAAGAGATCTTAGCATTAGCAAAAAAAAGAGATATAGAGGTAACTTATCATGAGAAAAATACACTAAGCCGCATAAGTAAAAATGCAAAACAAGACCAAGGTGTGGCAATAGATATCATCTCAAAGAGCTACAGAAGTGCATCAGAGATAAAAGAGATGCCAAGTTTCAGGCTCATCGCACTAGATGGCATTCACAATCCACAAAACCTAGGAATGATTATCCGCTCATGTGCAGCTTCAACCCTTGATGGCATTATACTTCCTAAGAAAAACTCAGCAAAAATCTCCCCGCTAGTTATAAAAGCGAGTGCAGGAACACTCTTTAAACTCCCCATCTACTACTGCGATAACCTAGAAGATGTTTTACAAAACCAAAGTGATGCAGATATTTACGCTCTATCTTCTCATGCAAAGAGAAGCATCTACGACATAACTCCAAGCAAAAAATCCATCTTTGTTTTAGGAAATGAGAGTGAGGGAGTAAGTCCTGAGGTTATAAAGCTTTGCAATAAGGCCATAAGCATTCCGATGCAAAGAGGCGTTGAGTCATTAAATGTTGCAATAACAGCATCTCTTATAGCTTTTATGAGCTAA
- a CDS encoding (2Fe-2S) ferredoxin domain-containing protein, with translation MGIPQPAFYMFKCEQSAPPGMPKPSCVTPETQDLFQHLAQKLMKEGIMGTVQPIRTSCLNRCSSGPVMLVEPGHIMYAGLNKEKIDRIVDEHIIGGNVVKEYVIDKEQWDEPITPAEMKKQMGM, from the coding sequence ATGGGAATTCCTCAACCAGCATTTTATATGTTTAAGTGTGAGCAATCAGCTCCACCAGGTATGCCAAAACCATCATGTGTAACGCCAGAGACTCAAGATCTGTTTCAGCACTTAGCACAAAAGCTTATGAAAGAGGGGATTATGGGAACTGTTCAGCCTATTCGTACTTCATGTTTGAATCGCTGTTCATCAGGTCCTGTAATGCTTGTTGAACCTGGACATATAATGTATGCGGGGCTTAATAAAGAAAAAATAGATAGAATAGTTGATGAGCATATTATCGGCGGAAACGTAGTAAAAGAGTATGTGATAGACAAAGAACAGTGGGATGAGCCAATAACTCCAGCTGAGATGAAAAAACAGATGGGAATGTAG
- a CDS encoding polyprenyl synthetase family protein, with product MQNFEAFLLENLPTSKSIHPTYEKALQQMLKAGGKRFRPALLLGVVKAYNPLMSAGARYAAYAVELLHTYSLIHDDLPAMDNSPLRRGEPTLHVLYDEVTAILVGDALNTYSFEVLANAPFSDYTRVKLIDELAKNGGLNGMVLGQAMDCYFENRPLGIEDIKTLHTNKTAKLIAASLKMGAIIVGREELAESLYVFGIKLGLLFQIQDDILDVTQSSQEAGKLTNNDGDKNSFVTILGLVESIKEADALALELSDELESFDENLHYELSPLLTRYINRHKNSSDT from the coding sequence ATGCAAAATTTTGAAGCCTTTTTACTAGAGAATTTACCAACATCAAAGAGTATCCATCCAACATATGAAAAAGCCCTGCAGCAGATGCTTAAAGCTGGTGGTAAACGCTTTAGACCTGCACTTCTTTTAGGAGTTGTAAAAGCTTACAATCCTTTAATGAGTGCTGGTGCAAGATATGCGGCATATGCAGTTGAACTGCTTCATACCTACTCACTTATTCATGATGATTTGCCTGCTATGGATAACTCGCCGCTTCGTCGTGGAGAACCAACCCTGCATGTTTTGTATGATGAGGTAACAGCCATACTTGTGGGAGATGCATTAAATACTTACTCTTTTGAGGTTTTAGCAAATGCACCGTTTAGTGATTACACAAGAGTAAAATTAATAGACGAGCTTGCAAAAAATGGCGGACTAAACGGAATGGTTTTAGGTCAAGCAATGGACTGTTACTTTGAAAACAGACCGCTTGGCATTGAAGATATAAAAACTCTTCACACAAACAAAACAGCAAAACTCATAGCCGCTTCACTTAAGATGGGAGCTATCATAGTTGGTCGCGAAGAGTTAGCAGAGTCGCTTTATGTATTTGGTATCAAGTTGGGACTCCTTTTTCAAATCCAAGATGATATATTAGATGTAACACAGAGCTCACAAGAGGCTGGGAAGCTAACAAATAATGACGGGGATAAAAATAGTTTTGTAACTATTTTAGGACTAGTTGAGTCTATAAAAGAAGCAGATGCACTAGCCTTAGAGCTTAGTGATGAGCTTGAGAGTTTTGATGAGAATCTGCACTATGAACTCTCACCTCTACTTACAAGATATATAAATAGACACAAGAATAGTTCTGACACTTAA
- a CDS encoding YaaA family protein has protein sequence MIKILFSPSEGKNSGGKEAKNELFGAQNARDEILQEYNKIVQSGDEESIKELFGFKKMSDCEPYIEDIFSSDLMCAIERYSGVAYDYLDISSLDKAQREYLKQNTIIFSNLYGPILGGDAIANYKVKQGSSIGEIALDKFYRDRFSYQLDLYLNSCEILDLRAGYYDKFYKINKPYTTLKFLKDGKSVSHWAKAYRGLVLRELAKNNISSMEEFMTLEIETLQVKEIKVIKNKREIVYNIV, from the coding sequence ATGATTAAGATACTATTTTCCCCATCAGAGGGCAAAAATAGCGGTGGTAAAGAGGCAAAAAATGAACTTTTTGGCGCACAAAATGCAAGGGATGAAATACTTCAAGAGTATAACAAAATAGTTCAAAGTGGCGATGAAGAGAGTATAAAAGAGTTGTTTGGTTTTAAAAAGATGAGTGATTGTGAGCCTTACATAGAAGACATCTTCTCTTCTGATTTGATGTGTGCTATTGAGAGATATAGTGGTGTGGCTTATGACTATCTTGATATCAGTTCTTTAGATAAAGCCCAGCGTGAATATCTAAAACAAAACACCATCATATTCTCAAATCTATACGGTCCAATACTTGGCGGTGACGCAATTGCTAACTACAAGGTAAAGCAAGGAAGCAGTATCGGCGAGATTGCTTTAGATAAGTTTTATAGAGATAGATTTTCCTATCAGTTAGATTTGTACCTAAATAGCTGTGAGATTTTAGATTTAAGAGCTGGATATTATGATAAGTTTTATAAGATAAACAAACCATATACAACTCTAAAGTTTTTAAAAGATGGCAAAAGTGTAAGTCATTGGGCAAAAGCATATAGAGGTTTAGTCTTAAGAGAGCTGGCAAAAAATAACATCAGTTCTATGGAGGAGTTTATGACACTAGAGATTGAGACACTTCAAGTAAAAGAGATAAAAGTTATCAAAAACAAAAGAGAGATTGTATATAATATTGTTTAA
- a CDS encoding SDR family NAD(P)-dependent oxidoreductase, giving the protein MSKSILITGCSSGIGYDTAHFLHKHGYRVYATTRDAKDVARLRAEGLDAYVLDVRDAQNIKEVLDIITREGELYALFNNAGFGQPGALEDITTDVLKEQFETNFFGLHELTYQTLKIMRSQGYGRILQHSSVLGIISLRFRGAYNASKYAIEGLCDTLRLELMDTNIYICTINTGPIRSDFRKNAIINFKKNVVSEGSVFEKEYKEQLLSVKEKDSDLFTKNSDVVIKNVLHALESKNPKPRYYNTLATHLLAGFKRILPTTLLDRLLRKI; this is encoded by the coding sequence TTGAGTAAAAGCATCTTAATAACGGGTTGTTCTAGCGGAATAGGTTACGATACAGCTCACTTCTTACATAAACATGGTTACAGAGTCTATGCAACCACAAGGGATGCAAAAGATGTGGCAAGATTAAGAGCTGAGGGATTAGATGCTTATGTGCTTGATGTAAGAGATGCCCAAAATATAAAAGAGGTCTTAGATATCATCACAAGAGAGGGAGAACTCTACGCACTCTTTAACAATGCTGGCTTTGGACAACCTGGAGCACTAGAGGATATTACAACAGACGTTTTAAAAGAGCAGTTTGAGACTAACTTTTTTGGACTTCATGAACTGACATATCAAACCCTTAAAATCATGCGCAGCCAAGGATATGGGCGGATTTTGCAACACTCCTCAGTTTTAGGCATCATCTCACTTCGTTTTCGCGGAGCTTATAACGCTTCAAAATACGCTATAGAAGGACTTTGTGATACGCTTCGTTTAGAACTCATGGATACAAATATATATATCTGCACTATAAACACAGGACCAATCCGCTCTGACTTTAGAAAAAATGCAATTATTAACTTTAAAAAAAATGTAGTTTCAGAGGGTAGTGTTTTTGAAAAAGAGTACAAAGAACAACTCCTTAGCGTAAAAGAGAAAGATAGTGATTTATTTACAAAAAATTCAGATGTTGTTATAAAAAATGTACTTCACGCACTAGAGTCAAAAAACCCAAAACCTAGATACTACAATACCTTAGCTACGCATCTATTAGCTGGATTTAAAAGAATTTTGCCTACAACTCTACTTGATAGGCTTTTAAGAAAGATTTAA
- a CDS encoding SagB/ThcOx family dehydrogenase: MNKSLQIVHDYHERTKHFKHRYARSLGFMDWATQPDPFRRYKGAKTLKLPLALDNSTPPYHLLDTDLPSAPLLKESISGLLQFSMGIAAYKESGGSSWAVRCNASSGNLHPTEAYLVLPPIMSEQDGKSNVFHYSPKEHALEMLASFESSFWNKLPKNSFIVGLSSISWREVWKYGERAFRYTQLDAGHAWQTFVVSAKMLGYRVTRLDSVSDADISTLLGLSQKERFFEDELPDMLLVISPEDINSNLSIDLLIESLPLKFDGIANKLSPSMQEWEIIPSVEKATSEAQIARPKVLSSQITRTPSKESKDVVLNRRSVHMMDSSSITKEQFHTLLRSILGSQDAKENSAHLVIFVHRVENYDSGLYILVRNPKVKEDLQRELDTKFHWSHTEFGHLYILKLGDFTSISKAISCSQNIASDGAFSLCMLCNFTNELQTYGAHRYKELYWECGAIGQQLYLEATSMGLSGTGIGCFLDDEIHKLLGLISNRFEVLYNFTVGRGYVDSRILTRPPY; this comes from the coding sequence ATGAATAAATCACTACAGATAGTTCATGACTACCACGAGAGAACAAAACATTTCAAACATAGATATGCTCGTTCACTTGGCTTTATGGATTGGGCTACTCAACCAGACCCATTTAGAAGATACAAGGGTGCGAAAACTTTAAAACTTCCTCTAGCATTAGATAACTCTACTCCACCCTATCATCTACTTGATACTGACTTGCCATCAGCTCCACTTCTAAAAGAGTCTATATCTGGGCTTTTGCAGTTTTCTATGGGCATTGCCGCTTATAAAGAATCGGGTGGAAGTTCTTGGGCTGTTAGATGTAATGCCTCTAGTGGGAACTTGCACCCAACAGAAGCCTATCTTGTTCTTCCTCCTATTATGAGTGAACAAGATGGTAAAAGTAATGTTTTTCACTACTCCCCAAAAGAGCATGCACTAGAGATGCTTGCAAGTTTTGAATCTAGCTTTTGGAATAAGCTTCCAAAAAACAGTTTTATAGTAGGACTCTCTAGCATCTCATGGCGCGAGGTTTGGAAGTATGGAGAGAGAGCATTTCGCTATACCCAGCTAGACGCTGGACACGCTTGGCAGACTTTTGTAGTATCTGCAAAGATGCTTGGATACAGAGTTACAAGACTAGATAGTGTAAGCGATGCTGATATTTCAACTCTTTTAGGCTTATCTCAAAAGGAGAGATTTTTTGAAGATGAGCTTCCTGATATGCTCCTTGTTATCTCACCTGAGGATATAAACTCAAACTTATCTATAGATTTACTAATAGAGAGTCTTCCTCTAAAATTTGATGGCATAGCAAACAAGCTAAGTCCTTCGATGCAAGAGTGGGAGATTATCCCAAGCGTTGAGAAGGCGACATCAGAGGCACAGATAGCACGACCAAAAGTTCTAAGTAGTCAGATAACAAGAACTCCAAGCAAAGAGTCAAAAGATGTAGTGCTAAATAGACGAAGTGTTCATATGATGGATAGCTCAAGCATAACAAAGGAGCAGTTTCACACTTTACTAAGATCTATACTTGGCTCACAAGATGCAAAAGAGAACTCAGCACATTTGGTTATTTTTGTACATCGAGTAGAAAACTATGATAGTGGGCTATATATACTCGTGAGAAATCCTAAAGTCAAAGAAGATTTACAAAGAGAGCTAGATACCAAGTTTCACTGGAGTCATACAGAGTTTGGACATCTGTATATCCTTAAGTTGGGAGATTTTACCTCTATCTCAAAAGCCATCAGCTGCTCTCAAAATATTGCAAGTGATGGCGCTTTTAGCCTTTGTATGTTGTGCAACTTTACAAATGAGCTACAAACTTATGGAGCACATAGATATAAAGAGCTTTACTGGGAGTGTGGAGCTATAGGACAGCAACTATATCTAGAAGCCACCTCTATGGGACTCTCTGGAACTGGAATCGGATGTTTTTTAGATGATGAAATTCATAAACTGCTAGGTCTTATAAGCAATCGCTTTGAGGTTTTATACAACTTTACCGTAGGGCGTGGATATGTGGATAGTCGCATTTTAACGCGCCCACCATATTAG
- a CDS encoding thioredoxin family protein, producing the protein MQTLENIKKTIEKNQAVLVYFSAPSCGVCHALKPKLLEALDANFEDFEVMSVDISENEDIAPHFGVFSIPTILVFLDSKEFLRKSRNMSVDEVIREIKRPYEIMKS; encoded by the coding sequence ATGCAAACATTAGAAAATATAAAAAAAACCATTGAAAAAAACCAAGCCGTTTTAGTCTACTTTTCGGCTCCCTCGTGTGGTGTCTGTCACGCACTAAAACCAAAACTTCTCGAAGCTCTTGATGCTAACTTTGAAGATTTTGAAGTTATGAGTGTTGATATATCAGAAAATGAAGATATAGCGCCTCATTTTGGAGTCTTTAGTATTCCTACAATCTTAGTTTTTTTAGACTCAAAAGAGTTTTTAAGAAAGTCAAGAAATATGAGCGTAGATGAAGTTATACGAGAGATAAAAAGGCCATATGAGATAATGAAGTCTTGA
- the panD gene encoding aspartate 1-decarboxylase produces the protein MTIDMLYSKIHRATVTDANLNYVGSITIDEELLEASKMRVGQKVEILNVNNGERFSTYIILGERGKKDICLNGAAARKVHKGDKIIIVAYATYSEDELENYKPKVVILDDDNNIDYIAESI, from the coding sequence ATGACTATAGATATGTTGTACAGCAAGATTCACCGTGCTACTGTTACAGATGCTAACTTAAACTATGTTGGCTCTATTACTATAGATGAGGAGCTCTTAGAGGCTTCAAAAATGAGGGTTGGACAAAAAGTTGAGATTTTAAATGTCAACAACGGTGAGCGATTTTCTACATATATTATCTTAGGTGAGCGAGGTAAAAAAGACATCTGTTTAAATGGTGCAGCTGCTAGAAAAGTCCATAAAGGTGATAAGATTATTATCGTTGCTTATGCGACTTATAGTGAAGATGAGCTAGAGAACTACAAGCCAAAAGTTGTTATCTTAGATGATGATAATAACATTGACTATATAGCTGAAAGTATATAA